The DNA window GGTGTCGAATTTACCTGGGATGACTGGAAAAGTATCAATGGGGCATTAATTAGTACATCGCACAAAGGCCCTCTTAATCTTAAAATAGAAGTTTCAGATTTAAAGGGTTCTTGATATGCCATATATTCCTATAAATTGTTCGTTTCATGATATTTTGCTTGATAGAATTACCAGAAACAAAATTTGCAGAATTCAGTACAAAATCAATGATGAAATAGAATTCTATGAGGGTCAACTTTATGATATCTATTCCAAATTGGGAGAAGAATATCTAATTGGCGAGAATGATTTTAAAATTCGTCTGGATAAAATAATGTTCCTCGATGATATTGAAAATAAGTAAATCCTTTTTCAGTATTTCTAATTCTCTTCAGTTCTCTTTATTTATTTTTCTTGTGTATTTAATTAGTTCTTCGCCCGGAACGATGTAGGTGCGATTTTCCCAGTCTTTGGGAGAATGTGCCAATTCTTTTTTGAAGTTCATAAACTTCGCTTGCTCCACTTTGTCAAAGTCTTCTTCGTTCAAAGTTTCATGTTCCAATACAAGCAATTCCCATTTACTTTGAACATTGAAGAGTAAATCAACATCAAATTTTATCTGACTTAATTCCTTATCAATAAAAAAACGTTTTTCTTTTTTCAGAAACGAAAATTTCCGGTCAATAGCGGCCATTTCACTTTCTTCTGCCAATATGAATTTTAAATGGTAATGATCGGGTCCTTTATCAAAAATCACACGCCCTTTCCGCTTATTAATTGCATGCCCAAAGCCTAATATTTTTATGTTTTCTGTGCTTTTACCTTTGGCATAGGCATAATCCATTTGGTGTATGCCAAAATCACTAGTGGAAATAAAAATTTCTCCTTCAAAGAGCCCTGTTCGCTTTGGTGAGAATTTAATCCGGTAAACAAGTTCTCCGTTGTAGAATTCAATATTTTCAAGCTTAAATCGATATTTCCCTTTCTTTTTTAGAAATTCGGTATTTTCTCCTTCCAATGTAGAAAATTCTTTTATCAGCTTGCCTGTTTCGTATTTTATCGAAGCCGTTGGGATTTTAAAATTCAGACTGTCATCCTTGGAATAGTCACTCTCATTGTTTTCGTCTTCCGAAGGATTAAATTTAAATCCGAAGATCCCTGTTTTGAATTTGTAATAGACATCTGGATTTTTAATTGCATTCTCAAAATCAGCAATTATTTCAGTCATTTGTTCCTCAATTTCTTTTAATAGAGCATCCTGATCACCCTCTTCCAATGATATTCCCTGAATGGGTTTTAGTTTGTATTTATAGTCAAAAGAATACAGATCAAAAATAGCATCGTTATAATCCGTAAAAACAGCAGGGATTTTATTAAAAATAGCATCAAATTTATCTTTGCTCATCCCTTTGAAATTTGATTTTACAATCCGGGCTGTGTTTTGTTTGGAAAATGGCGTTTGAATAAAACTATGTACAAACAACCTTTGTCTTTGATTTATCTGCGGATGATTTTTTGAATAATTTTCAACTGCTCTTTCTATTATTTCTTCAACACTTAGATTTCTTGAATAAACCTTTACCTCGGAGAGATTAATATTTGCCGGTTTTAAATAAAATGAAGTTTGGGACAGCGCTTTTTCATAGGGCAATTTCAAGGTTTCATAACCCATATAGCTGATTAAAATGGTGTCATTTGATTGAATGTGTTCGGCAGATAAAACAAAGCGTCCGTCCGAATTGCTGATGGTTCCTATCGATTTGCCTGAAACAGCAATACTTGCATAGGGCAAAACTTGATTACTTTCAAGATCGACAACCAGCCCATTGATACTGAGCCCGGCAGCTTCGATGGCGCAAGTAAAAA is part of the Hyphobacterium sp. CCMP332 genome and encodes:
- a CDS encoding carboxypeptidase-like regulatory domain-containing protein, which encodes MYIKAFPAMFLLLFTCAIEAAGLSINGLVVDLESNQVLPYASIAVSGKSIGTISNSDGRFVLSAEHIQSNDTILISYMGYETLKLPYEKALSQTSFYLKPANINLSEVKVYSRNLSVEEIIERAVENYSKNHPQINQRQRLFVHSFIQTPFSKQNTARIVKSNFKGMSKDKFDAIFNKIPAVFTDYNDAIFDLYSFDYKYKLKPIQGISLEEGDQDALLKEIEEQMTEIIADFENAIKNPDVYYKFKTGIFGFKFNPSEDENNESDYSKDDSLNFKIPTASIKYETGKLIKEFSTLEGENTEFLKKKGKYRFKLENIEFYNGELVYRIKFSPKRTGLFEGEIFISTSDFGIHQMDYAYAKGKSTENIKILGFGHAINKRKGRVIFDKGPDHYHLKFILAEESEMAAIDRKFSFLKKEKRFFIDKELSQIKFDVDLLFNVQSKWELLVLEHETLNEEDFDKVEQAKFMNFKKELAHSPKDWENRTYIVPGEELIKYTRKINKEN